The following coding sequences are from one Nilaparvata lugens isolate BPH chromosome 4, ASM1435652v1, whole genome shotgun sequence window:
- the LOC111064011 gene encoding glucose dehydrogenase [FAD, quinone]-like: MYRSDKLNLLLAILLALMTLPSLVNSQANPILDTGADLIINGALPPYDKFPESDISYQTFDFIVVGAGPAGCTVASRLSEISRFSVLLLEAGPEESFIGETPLINEAMITSPTYNWGYKMEKEDGVCRGGVGGRCDWPNGKGVGGGTLVNAMVWTRGDPTDYDKWAALGNDGWSYSDILPYFIKSETMDIPSLRNSPFHGTRGPVHLNYPSYQHDLSRAFQRAGREIGLNYSDYNNPNERIGFSRIQASLHKGRRFSAAKAYLWPARYRRNLVVQKYAFVTKIIIKNRRAVGVDVILGKNFEQKVKVFARREVIVTAGGFNSPKLLMLSGIGPQQHLQSLGIPVIQNLSVGYNLQEHVSTASLAFLVNVTDAGLQWDLPLIPTIQSVKEVALFGQGRYSILGCESFAYAQTKYATGRVPDIEFLFVTGSLAVDCGKVQQKSRYLDEGFYKRQYSNICYKTAWNIWPMLLYPKSRGTVKLRSRNPFDDPIIHGNFLSNEQDLITLVDALKIVLRISKTKALQKYGSKLYSKPMEGCTQYVFESDEYLGCLVRQITTMFHHQCGTCRMGPDSDRDAVVDNRLRVRGVKGLRVADTSIMPEIIAGHTMAVAYAIGEKAADMIKEDNL, translated from the exons CTGAACCTGCTGTTGGCTATCCTACTTGCTCTGATGACGCTTCCCTCGCTGGTCAACAGTCAAGCCAACCCGATCCTCGACACTGGAGCCGACCTGATTATTAACGGTGCGCTTCCGCCCTACGACAAATTCCCAGAGTCCGACATCAGCTATCAGACTTTCGACTTCATAGTGGTGGGAGCTGGACCAGCCGGCTGCACAGTAGCATCACGTCTCTCAGAAATTTCCAGATTCTCCGTCCTTCTCCTAGAAGCCGGTCCCGAAGAATCGTTCATCGGAGAAACTCCTCTGATAAACGAAGCTATGATAACTTCGCCTACCTATAATTGGGGGTacaagatggagaaggaggacgGTGTGTGTAGGGGTGGTGTGGGGGGACGCTGTGATTGGCCCAATGGGAAAGGGGTGGGAGGGGGGACGCTTGTCAATGCCATGGTGTGGACTAGGGGTGACCCCACTGATTATGATAAGTGGGCTGCTTTGG GCAATGATGGATGGAGCTACTCAGACATACTTCCCTACTTCATCAAGTCAGAAACCATGGACATACCGAGTCTCCGCAACTCACCCTTCCATGGAACCCGGGGTCCAGTCCATCTCAACTACCCCAGTTACCAGCACGATCTATCGCGAGCATTCCAGAGAGCTGGCAGGGAAATCGGACTCAACTACTCAGATTACAACAACCCCAACGAGAGGATAGGATTTTCAAGAATCCAAGCGTCACTTCACAAGGGCAGACGTTTCAGTGCAGCCAAAGCGTACCTTTGGCCTGCCAGATATAGGAGGAATCTTGTGGTACAGAAATATGCGTTTGTCACaaagattattataaaaaaccgACGAGCTGTTGGGGTGGATGTGATACTAGGTAAAAATTTCGAACAAAAGGTAAAGGTATTTGCACGCAGGGAAGTGATAGTCACCGCTGGTGGTTTCAATAGTCCGAAATTATTGATGTTATCCGGTATAGGTCCACAACAACATCTTCAAAGTCTTGGTATTCCAGTTATCCAGAACCTTTCCGTAGGATACAACCTTCAAGAGCATGTATCCACAGCAAGTTTGGCGTTTTTGGTAAATGTTACTGACGCAGGATTGCAATGGGATCTACCACTGATACCAACTATCCAATCAGTCAAAGAGGTGGCTTTATTCGGCCAAGGTAGATACTCAATTTTGGGGTGTGAGAGTTTTGCTTACGCTCAAACTAAATACGCCACTGGTAGGGTACCTGATATCGAGTTTCTCTTTGTCACAGGCTCTTTAGCGGTAGATTGTGGCAAGGTTCAGCAGAAATCAAGGTATTTGGATGAAGGTTTCTACAAGAGACAGTATTCAAACATCTGCTACAAAACCGCATGGAATATTTGGCCGATGTTGTTGTATCCGAAAAGTAGGGGAACTGTGAAACTTAGAAGCAGAAACCCTTTTGATGATCCCATAATCCATGGGAATTTTCTGTCAAACGAACAAGATTTGATAACTTTAGTTGATGCCTTGAAAATAGTACTAAGAATCAGTAAAACcaaagctttacaaaaatatGGCTCCAAACTATACTCAAAACCCATGGAGGGATGTACACAGTATGTATTTGAGTCAGATGAGTACCTGGGATGTCTTGTGAGGCAAATTACCACAATGTTCCATCATCAGTGTGGAACGTGTAGGATGGGACCAGACAGTGATAGAGATGCAGTTGTTGACAATAGGTTGAGAGTACGTGGTGTGAAAGGTCTAAGAGTTGCTGACACTTCTATAATGCCTGAAATCATAGCTGGACATACTATGGCTGTTGCATATGCCATTGGTGAGAAGGCTGCTGATATGATCAAGGAGGATAATCTTTGA